One window of Actinomycetota bacterium genomic DNA carries:
- a CDS encoding cupredoxin domain-containing protein, whose translation MRRRVWLTVLGIVLALVASGCGGDDDPVIEAPATDAAAAAHGARAATDGPNDGMTHSIMGMDAMGSTPVGEPAEPSEAERTIEVTVDNSFAFMPDAFEVSAGEVVTFEIANTGDIEHEFVIGDEQMQAAMADEMASGDGHAHAGAMSNAVTIHAGETATLTWRFTEPGEVLVGCHEPGHYEGGMRATITVS comes from the coding sequence ATGCGGCGACGCGTCTGGCTGACCGTCCTCGGCATCGTCCTCGCGCTCGTCGCGTCCGGGTGTGGGGGCGACGACGACCCTGTCATCGAGGCGCCCGCCACGGACGCGGCGGCAGCGGCTCACGGTGCGCGAGCCGCGACCGACGGTCCGAACGATGGCATGACGCACAGCATCATGGGCATGGACGCGATGGGCTCCACCCCTGTGGGGGAGCCCGCGGAGCCCTCGGAGGCGGAGCGGACGATCGAGGTCACCGTCGACAACTCGTTCGCGTTCATGCCAGACGCGTTCGAGGTTTCGGCCGGTGAGGTCGTCACGTTCGAGATCGCCAACACCGGGGACATCGAGCACGAGTTCGTCATCGGTGACGAGCAGATGCAGGCAGCGATGGCCGACGAGATGGCGTCCGGTGACGGCCACGCCCACGCTGGTGCGATGAGCAACGCCGTCACGATCCACGCCGGCGAGACCGCGACGCTGACCTGGCGGTTCACCGAGCCAGGCGAGGTCCTGGTCGGTTGTCACGAGCCCGGCCACTACGAGGGCGGGATGCGCGCGACCATCACAGTCTCCTAG
- a CDS encoding HD domain-containing protein, with protein sequence MFRRTREQREAEEDERLAPSATRALGSKGRERHEPEDRFRTAFQRDRDRILHSKAFRRLKHKTQVFINPEGDHFVTRLTHTMQVAQVGRAIANALGLNEPLTEAICLGHDLGHSPFGHTGEVALSPYMGPGKEWQHAIQSVRIVRELEPLNLTWEVRDGIRASSWKNDPPPATPEGRVCRFADRIAYLAHDAEDAARAGLLRVEDLPGDVVAVFGPPKAWIDRMVVAVVEASAAAGEVTMAPDDLGAMQRLRDFMFERIYLRPEAREQHDKAIKVIRDLVDHFAAHAEDVPDTYRLADSSEVQAAVDYVAGMSDSFAMRTHDRLFRPQGLY encoded by the coding sequence CTGTTCCGGCGGACGCGCGAGCAGCGCGAGGCCGAGGAGGACGAGCGTCTCGCCCCCTCCGCGACGCGCGCTCTCGGAAGCAAGGGTCGGGAGCGTCACGAACCCGAGGACCGGTTCCGTACCGCGTTCCAGCGTGACCGCGACCGCATCCTGCACAGCAAGGCGTTCCGGCGGCTCAAGCACAAGACCCAGGTGTTCATCAACCCCGAGGGCGACCACTTCGTCACCCGTCTGACCCACACGATGCAGGTCGCGCAGGTAGGGCGTGCCATCGCCAACGCGCTGGGACTCAACGAGCCGCTGACGGAGGCCATCTGTCTCGGACACGACCTGGGGCACTCACCCTTCGGTCACACCGGCGAGGTCGCGCTGTCTCCCTACATGGGCCCGGGCAAGGAGTGGCAGCACGCGATCCAGTCGGTGCGCATCGTGCGCGAACTCGAACCGCTCAACCTCACGTGGGAGGTACGTGACGGCATCCGAGCATCGTCGTGGAAGAACGACCCGCCGCCGGCTACGCCGGAGGGCCGGGTCTGCCGCTTCGCCGACCGCATCGCCTACCTCGCTCACGACGCCGAGGACGCGGCGCGAGCGGGGCTGCTCCGGGTGGAGGACCTGCCCGGTGACGTCGTCGCGGTGTTCGGCCCACCGAAGGCCTGGATCGACCGCATGGTGGTCGCGGTGGTCGAGGCGTCCGCCGCGGCCGGCGAGGTCACGATGGCACCGGACGACCTCGGGGCGATGCAGCGGCTGCGGGACTTCATGTTCGAGCGGATCTACCTGCGCCCCGAGGCCCGCGAGCAGCACGACAAGGCGATCAAGGTCATCCGCGACCTCGTGGACCACTTCGCCGCTCACGCCGAGGACGTCCCCGACACCTACCGGCTGGCTGACTCCTCCGAGGTGCAGGCGGCGGTCGACTACGTCGCGGGCATGAGCGACAGCTTCGCGATGCGCACCCACGACCGGCTGTTCCGCCCCCAGGGCCTGTACTGA
- the pdhA gene encoding pyruvate dehydrogenase (acetyl-transferring) E1 component subunit alpha — protein sequence MPYAAQGAAAGSRPRHPRRTSWWPDERSLSVVDIHDAASLLPPEDPVHLLDPDGTFHEHGDYPLDLKDQDFLDLHRYMVVTRKVDREAINLQRQGQLGVYASCLGQEAAQVGGAYALGENDWVFPSYREMGAAVVRHVDTAALLHLYRGTWLSDHDPYEHNFALMAIPIGTQALHAAGFAMGARFDDNPIVVMGYFGDGATSEGDPHEAMNFAAVFQAPCVFFVQNNQYAISVPLERQTAAPTLAHKAVGYGMPGLRCDGNDVLATYAVTKRAVERARQGDGPAMIEALTYRMEAHTTSDDPTRYRTEDELEYARTFDPIVRMEAFLKQRDLWSEEFKAEVDELAQSEAQRMRDGIYDAPHGDPLELFDHVYVDPPRDYAAQRAFLRAELDAAGGDA from the coding sequence ATGCCCTACGCGGCACAGGGAGCCGCAGCAGGGAGCCGTCCACGGCACCCACGGAGGACCTCGTGGTGGCCTGACGAGAGGAGCTTGTCCGTGGTCGACATCCACGACGCAGCCTCGCTGCTGCCCCCCGAGGATCCCGTCCACCTGCTCGACCCGGACGGCACGTTCCACGAGCACGGCGACTACCCGCTGGATCTGAAGGACCAGGACTTCCTCGACCTGCACCGCTACATGGTCGTGACCCGCAAGGTCGACCGCGAGGCCATCAACCTGCAGCGTCAGGGCCAGCTCGGGGTGTACGCGTCGTGCCTCGGTCAGGAAGCGGCACAGGTCGGCGGGGCGTACGCGCTCGGCGAGAACGATTGGGTCTTCCCCAGCTACCGCGAGATGGGCGCCGCCGTCGTACGCCACGTCGACACCGCCGCGCTGCTGCACCTCTACCGCGGCACGTGGCTGAGCGACCACGACCCCTACGAGCACAACTTCGCGCTGATGGCGATCCCGATCGGGACCCAGGCGCTGCACGCCGCCGGGTTCGCGATGGGCGCCCGGTTCGATGACAACCCCATCGTCGTGATGGGCTACTTCGGCGACGGGGCCACCTCCGAGGGCGACCCCCACGAGGCGATGAACTTCGCGGCCGTGTTCCAGGCGCCGTGCGTGTTCTTCGTGCAGAACAACCAGTACGCCATCTCGGTGCCACTGGAGCGCCAGACCGCCGCCCCGACCCTCGCCCACAAGGCCGTGGGGTACGGCATGCCAGGCTTGCGTTGCGACGGCAACGACGTCCTCGCGACGTACGCGGTCACCAAGCGCGCGGTCGAACGGGCACGACAGGGCGATGGACCAGCCATGATCGAGGCGCTCACCTACCGCATGGAGGCGCACACCACCTCCGACGACCCGACCCGCTACCGCACCGAGGACGAGCTGGAGTACGCCCGCACCTTCGACCCGATCGTGCGGATGGAGGCGTTCCTCAAGCAGCGCGACCTGTGGAGCGAGGAGTTCAAGGCCGAGGTCGACGAGCTCGCGCAGTCGGAGGCGCAGAGGATGCGCGACGGCATCTACGACGCGCCTCACGGCGATCCGCTGGAGCTGTTCGATCACGTCTACGTCGATCCGCCGCGCGATTACGCGGCGCAACGCGCGTTCCTGCGTGCCGAGCTCGACGCCGCTGGGGGTGACGCCTGA
- a CDS encoding alpha-ketoacid dehydrogenase subunit beta — translation MAVTMAQALNKALHDAMEDDDRILVFGEDVGKLGGVFRITDALQNKYGEERVFDTPLAESAIIGTAIGLAMYGYRPVPEIQFDGFSYPAFEQIVSHLAKLRNRSRGTLKLPVTVRIPFGGGIGAVEHHSESPETYWVHTAGLKVVAPGNPGDAYSMMREAIASDDPVIFLEPKRRYWMKEEVELPVERAPMDRAVIAHEGTDVTVVAYGPMVKTALEAAEAAADEDWSLEVVDMRSLSPMDTVTIVESVKKTGRCIVVHEAGRTLGVGAEVAARVQEQAFYHLEAPIFRATGFDTPYPPAKLEEYWLPNADRILDFVEKSFEY, via the coding sequence ATGGCGGTGACGATGGCGCAGGCGCTGAACAAGGCGCTGCACGACGCGATGGAGGACGACGATCGCATCCTCGTGTTCGGCGAGGACGTCGGCAAGCTCGGTGGCGTGTTCCGCATCACCGACGCGCTGCAGAACAAGTACGGCGAGGAGCGCGTCTTCGACACGCCGCTCGCGGAGTCGGCGATCATCGGGACCGCGATCGGGCTGGCGATGTACGGCTACCGCCCGGTCCCCGAGATCCAGTTCGACGGCTTCAGCTACCCCGCGTTCGAGCAGATCGTCAGCCACCTCGCCAAGCTCCGCAACCGCTCGCGCGGAACGCTCAAGCTGCCGGTCACGGTCCGGATCCCGTTCGGGGGAGGCATCGGGGCGGTCGAGCACCACTCCGAGTCGCCCGAGACCTACTGGGTCCACACCGCGGGCCTGAAGGTCGTCGCTCCGGGCAACCCCGGCGATGCCTACTCGATGATGCGCGAGGCCATCGCCTCCGACGACCCCGTCATCTTCCTCGAGCCCAAGCGGCGCTACTGGATGAAGGAGGAGGTGGAGCTGCCGGTCGAGCGCGCCCCGATGGACCGCGCCGTCATCGCCCACGAGGGCACCGACGTGACCGTCGTGGCGTACGGGCCGATGGTGAAGACCGCGCTCGAGGCCGCCGAGGCAGCGGCGGACGAGGACTGGTCGCTCGAGGTCGTCGACATGCGCTCGCTGAGTCCGATGGACACCGTCACGATCGTCGAGAGCGTGAAGAAGACGGGGCGCTGCATCGTCGTGCACGAGGCGGGGCGCACCCTCGGGGTCGGCGCCGAGGTCGCGGCGCGGGTGCAGGAGCAGGCCTTCTACCACCTCGAGGCACCCATCTTCCGCGCCACCGGGTTCGATACGCCCTACCCGCCCGCGAAGCTCGAGGAGTACTGGCTGCCGAACGCCGACCGCATCCTCGACTTCGTCGAGAAGAGCTTCGAGTACTGA
- a CDS encoding PIN domain-containing protein produces MAAATLRTHRGRLVVPAPVTAEADYLIGRRAGRGARLAFVEDLGRGALEVACLSAAEDAAAATVDRRYADLDMGLSDAAIVVVAHRHRTRTIATFDHRCFRAVEPLDGGTFTLLPEDAT; encoded by the coding sequence GTGGCTGCGGCCACGCTCCGCACCCACCGCGGCCGGCTCGTCGTACCCGCACCGGTGACCGCCGAGGCCGACTACCTCATCGGGCGTCGGGCCGGCCGTGGGGCGCGGCTCGCGTTCGTCGAGGACCTCGGACGAGGCGCGCTGGAGGTGGCCTGCCTGTCCGCCGCCGAGGACGCCGCGGCGGCGACGGTCGACCGCCGCTACGCGGACCTGGATATGGGACTCTCGGATGCCGCCATCGTGGTAGTGGCCCACCGACACCGGACGCGGACGATCGCCACCTTCGACCACCGCTGCTTCCGCGCGGTCGAGCCGCTCGACGGAGGCACGTTCACCCTGCTCCCCGAGGACGCGACATGA
- the kynU gene encoding kynureninase, whose product MRSVLLPASGIVAPRRSLAYTALDRSCPVDRAAFETLDRDDPLRPVRERFLLPPDIVYLDGNSLGALPSLVVQRLSRTIRDEWGRGLIRSWNDADWVGAPQRVAARIAPLIGADADEVAVCDSTTVDLFKLVVAAARLRPDRPAIVTVEDDFPTDRYVVDGVADLLGLQVRNVTRADLGAAIDDDVAAVVASHVDYRSGYRHDAAALTATAERSGALLVWDLSHSTGAAPVDLHSWRADLAVGCTYKYLNGGPGSPAYLYVSRRLLDAGALSPIAGWFGHAEPFAFDDRYAAAGTAQRFLAGTPPILSTLALEAALEVWEGVPLDAVHHKARALTGRFIELADDHLAPLGAAVVTPRDPEARGAHVSLRHDGGYPVMRALIGRGVIGDFRPPDLLRFGFAPLTTRYVDVWDAVETLRQVLEGGAWRGDHRSQPGVP is encoded by the coding sequence ATGAGGTCCGTCCTCCTGCCTGCATCCGGGATCGTTGCGCCCCGCCGCTCCCTCGCCTACACCGCCCTCGACAGGAGCTGCCCGGTGGACCGTGCCGCGTTCGAGACGCTCGATCGGGACGATCCGCTGCGCCCCGTCCGTGAGCGATTCCTCCTCCCGCCCGACATCGTCTACCTGGACGGGAACTCCCTCGGGGCACTGCCCTCCCTGGTCGTGCAGCGGCTGAGCCGGACGATCCGCGACGAGTGGGGCCGGGGGCTCATCCGCAGCTGGAACGACGCCGACTGGGTCGGGGCGCCACAGCGGGTCGCCGCTCGGATCGCGCCGCTCATCGGCGCGGATGCGGACGAGGTGGCCGTGTGCGACAGCACGACGGTCGACCTGTTCAAGCTGGTCGTGGCGGCGGCGCGACTGCGCCCCGACCGACCCGCGATCGTCACCGTTGAGGACGATTTCCCCACCGACCGTTACGTCGTCGACGGCGTCGCGGACCTGCTCGGGCTCCAGGTGCGCAACGTCACACGGGCCGACCTCGGCGCGGCCATCGACGACGACGTCGCCGCGGTCGTCGCCAGCCACGTGGACTACCGCTCCGGGTACCGCCACGACGCGGCGGCGCTCACCGCCACGGCCGAACGCTCGGGTGCGTTGCTGGTCTGGGACCTGTCTCACTCGACCGGCGCAGCCCCCGTCGACCTGCACTCCTGGCGCGCGGACCTCGCCGTCGGTTGCACCTACAAGTACCTCAACGGTGGTCCCGGGAGCCCCGCGTACCTGTACGTGTCACGGCGACTGCTCGATGCGGGTGCGCTCTCGCCTATCGCGGGCTGGTTCGGCCACGCAGAGCCGTTCGCGTTCGACGACCGGTACGCGGCCGCCGGGACGGCGCAGCGTTTCCTGGCCGGGACGCCGCCGATCCTGTCGACGCTCGCGCTGGAGGCTGCGTTGGAGGTGTGGGAGGGCGTCCCGCTCGACGCGGTGCACCACAAGGCGCGCGCGCTGACCGGACGCTTCATCGAGCTGGCCGACGACCACCTCGCCCCGCTCGGGGCAGCGGTCGTCACGCCCCGCGACCCCGAGGCCCGCGGGGCGCACGTGTCGCTGCGGCACGACGGCGGCTACCCGGTCATGCGTGCCCTGATCGGGCGGGGCGTGATCGGCGACTTCCGCCCACCCGACCTGCTGCGGTTCGGGTTCGCCCCGCTCACCACGCGGTACGTCGACGTGTGGGACGCGGTCGAGACGCTGCGCCAGGTGCTGGAAGGCGGGGCGTGGCGGGGCGACCACCGGTCCCAGCCAGGCGTCCCTTGA
- a CDS encoding GNAT family N-acetyltransferase, whose amino-acid sequence MRAATPADLPAVAAILAHYVRTAHVTFDTEPRSVAAWGEWYDQHVVGGPYHLLVADVDGTVLGYATSGPLRPKSGYRSSAEVSVYLHPDAIGRGAGRALYDVLLTVLSEDGFHRAYAGIALPNAASIALHERVGFHHIGTFHEVGFKHGRWIDVAWYERPL is encoded by the coding sequence ATCAGGGCGGCGACGCCGGCTGACCTGCCGGCGGTCGCGGCCATCCTCGCGCACTACGTCCGCACCGCTCACGTCACGTTCGACACCGAGCCCCGGTCGGTCGCGGCCTGGGGCGAGTGGTACGACCAGCACGTCGTCGGAGGGCCCTACCACCTCCTCGTGGCCGATGTCGACGGGACCGTCCTGGGCTACGCCACCTCCGGGCCGCTGCGACCCAAGTCCGGCTACCGCTCTTCCGCAGAGGTGAGCGTGTACCTGCACCCCGACGCGATCGGGCGGGGCGCGGGGCGAGCGCTCTACGACGTGCTCCTGACCGTGCTGAGCGAGGACGGCTTCCACCGCGCCTACGCGGGGATCGCGCTGCCCAACGCCGCATCGATCGCGCTGCACGAGAGGGTCGGCTTCCACCACATCGGCACGTTCCACGAAGTGGGGTTCAAGCACGGCCGCTGGATCGACGTCGCCTGGTACGAACGCCCCCTCTGA
- the serA gene encoding phosphoglycerate dehydrogenase, which produces MGHPSGRRPEGPVVKVLVADPLAESGIAALAEGGHEVDVKTELSKEELLAVVPAYHAIVVRSQTTIDADVIAAAANLEVVARAGVGLDNIDVEAATRAGVIVCNAPQSNIVSAAEHTVGMILAMARNIPQADAALRRGSWERSRWSGTELHSKVLGVLGLGRIGVLVAQRCNAFGMKLRAYDPFVTPERAARMGVELVDDLDELLAQADIVTVHLPKTAETVGLIDAERLRRMKPTARLVNVARGGIVDEADLADALREGVIAGAALDVFASEPTTDSPLFELPNVVVTPHLGASTAEAQDKAGTQVADAVLLALAGEFVPTAVNVQGGQVDDVVRPFLPLGEKLGHLLTALAEGGFGGEITIEFVGELATSDCRVLGLSVLKGMLAPTISEPVTFVNAPLLAEDRGIRLREVSETHSEDYVSLLRVSGVGRDGSVIRVAATMLQPAGRERIVEVWDTPVDVEPTAHMAFFRYEDRPGIIGAIGTILGEAGVNIASAQVGRAEVGGEAIMALSLDDAVPRDVLTDIIERIGATEGRAIALR; this is translated from the coding sequence ATGGGGCATCCGTCCGGCCGCCGTCCCGAAGGTCCCGTCGTGAAGGTGCTCGTCGCCGACCCCCTCGCCGAGTCGGGGATCGCCGCGCTGGCTGAGGGCGGGCACGAGGTCGACGTGAAGACCGAGCTCAGCAAGGAGGAGCTGCTCGCCGTCGTCCCGGCGTACCACGCCATCGTGGTGCGGAGTCAGACGACGATCGACGCCGACGTGATCGCGGCCGCCGCCAACCTCGAGGTGGTCGCGCGGGCGGGCGTCGGACTCGACAACATCGACGTCGAGGCCGCCACGCGGGCGGGGGTGATCGTCTGCAACGCCCCGCAGTCCAACATCGTGTCCGCCGCCGAGCACACGGTCGGGATGATCCTCGCGATGGCTCGCAACATCCCGCAGGCCGACGCGGCGCTGCGTCGCGGCTCCTGGGAACGGTCGCGCTGGAGCGGCACGGAGCTGCACAGCAAGGTCCTCGGCGTGCTCGGCCTCGGACGCATCGGGGTGCTCGTCGCCCAGCGCTGCAACGCGTTCGGCATGAAGCTGAGGGCCTACGACCCGTTCGTGACCCCCGAACGCGCCGCGCGGATGGGCGTGGAGCTGGTCGACGACCTCGACGAGCTCCTGGCTCAGGCCGACATCGTGACCGTGCACCTGCCCAAGACCGCCGAGACCGTCGGCCTGATCGACGCGGAGCGACTGCGACGGATGAAGCCGACAGCGCGGCTCGTGAACGTCGCTCGGGGCGGCATCGTGGACGAGGCGGACCTCGCGGACGCGCTTCGGGAGGGGGTCATCGCCGGCGCTGCGCTCGACGTGTTCGCCTCCGAGCCGACCACCGACAGCCCGCTGTTCGAGCTGCCCAACGTCGTGGTCACCCCGCACCTCGGCGCCTCGACAGCCGAGGCACAGGACAAGGCTGGCACCCAGGTCGCCGACGCGGTCCTGCTGGCGCTCGCGGGCGAGTTCGTCCCCACCGCCGTGAACGTCCAGGGCGGCCAGGTCGACGACGTGGTTCGTCCGTTCCTTCCGCTGGGCGAGAAGCTGGGCCACCTCCTCACCGCCCTCGCAGAGGGCGGGTTCGGTGGCGAGATCACCATCGAGTTCGTCGGTGAACTCGCCACTTCCGACTGCCGGGTGCTGGGGTTGTCGGTCCTCAAGGGCATGCTCGCCCCGACGATCAGCGAGCCGGTCACCTTCGTCAACGCCCCGCTGCTCGCGGAGGACCGCGGCATCCGCCTCCGCGAGGTCAGCGAGACCCACAGCGAGGACTACGTCTCGCTGCTGCGCGTCTCGGGTGTCGGTCGCGATGGCTCGGTGATCCGGGTCGCGGCGACCATGCTGCAGCCGGCGGGGCGTGAGCGCATCGTCGAGGTGTGGGACACGCCGGTCGACGTCGAGCCGACCGCCCACATGGCGTTCTTCCGGTACGAGGACCGCCCCGGCATCATCGGGGCGATCGGGACCATCCTCGGCGAAGCAGGGGTGAACATCGCCAGCGCCCAGGTGGGCCGGGCCGAGGTCGGCGGCGAGGCCATCATGGCGTTGTCGCTCGACGACGCCGTACCGCGCGACGTGCTCACCGACATCATCGAGCGCATCGGGGCGACCGAGGGTCGCGCCATCGCCCTGCGATGA